The following nucleotide sequence is from Pseudomonas sessilinigenes.
GTTAAAGCCAAACTATATTGGTGTGTTCACAAGTTTTGCCATCTTGACTATCGTCCGCTACTTCATGGACCGAAACTATTATGTCCACCCCCATCGCGAGCTGCTCGTCCTGGCCTTCGGGGTCGCGGCATTTCTTGCCTTGGATGCGTTCTTCTTCAACCCCATCACTTACTACCAGGAGTTGGCCATAGAACCGACGCCCAAGTTCCTGCCTTATTGGTTCTGGTAATGCCATCGGGGCCGTTCCGCCAGCGCTCATGGCCCCGGTCGGTAACTACACGAAGCCCTGTGGGACGGGTAACCTTGCGCCTATCTATCAGATTTGGGCAAGCCAATGGAACTTCATGTAGTGATCAACGGCCGCAAGGACCTGGCCGAGCAGCTCTACCAGCAGCTGCGCAGCGCCATGGAGTCCGGACGACTGGCCGCCGGTAGCCAGCTTCCTCCCAGCCGGTTGCTGGCTGAACAGTTGGGTATCTCGCGCAAGACGGTGTCCGACACCTACACCCTGCTGACCTACGAAGGCTACCTGGTTGGCAAGATCGGCCGCGGCACCTTCGTCAGCCCTCGCCCGATCAAGGCCGCACATAAGCAAGAGGCCCAGGACCTGGCCTGCGCCCAGAGCCTGGCCCGCTGGCAAGCCATACCCTCGCCACTGCGCCACCCAAGCCTGGAAGGCACGCTGCGCTATGAGTTCATTGGTGGCGCTACCACCCGCGCGCAGTTTCCCGCAGAACAGTGGCGACGCTGCACCCAGGATGCACTGCGCCGCCTGAGCCAGGCAGGCAGCTTCTACAGCCAACCCGAGGGCTTGCCGGTGCTGCGTCACGCCATCGCCGGGCATGTGGCGTTTTCCCGCGGCGTGGTGTGCACGGACCAGGACATTGTCGTATGCAATGGCGCCCAACAAGCCCTGGACCTGATTGCCCGGGTGATCCTGGAACCCGGCAGCCTGGTGGCCATGGAGGACCCGGGCTACACCCCGGCGCGCCTGCTGTTCCAGGCCCAGGGTGCCCAGGTGCTGGGAATCCCGGTAGATGACGAGGGCATAGAGGTGGCCAGGATCCCCGATGGCGTACGGTTGATCTATGTCACGCCCTCGCACCAGTTCCCCCTGGGCATGCCCATGAGCGAGGCTCGCCGCAAGGCTCTTTTGGAACGGGCACGGGAACTGGGGGCAATCGTCATCGAGGATGACTACGACAGCGAGTTCCGCTACGAGGGGCGTCCTGCCGACTCCCTGCAAAGCCTGGACAGCCTCGGGGTGGTGGCCTATGTCGGGACCTTCTCCAAGACCATCCTGCCGCAGCTGCGACTGGGCTACGCGGTACTACCACCAGCGATCCTGGCTGCGGTGACCAAGGCCAAGCAATTGAGCGATTGCCACACCGCGACCCTGTCGCAATGGGCGCTGGCCAAGTTCATCGACGAGGGCTACCTGCAAAAGCACATCCGTCGTTGCCACACGGTGTACGCAGGGCGCCGCGAGCGCATCCTCCAGCGCCTGCAAGGCGACCTGGCGCCCTGGCTGGAGGCGGTGCCCTGCACGGCCGGGTTCCACCTGGCGGCCTTGTGCAAGGTGCCGGTGGACATCCCGCTGCTGCTGGACCTGGCGAAGAAGGTGGAAGTCGGCCTCTACTCCCTGCACGAGTTCTTCCACGACCACCCGGTACGTGCTGGCCTGTTCATCGGCTTCGGAGCCATCGAGACCCTGGACATCGACCCGGCCCTGGACAAGGTGCGCGATATCCTGAGGCAGATCACCTGAGGCGTGACGGCATTGGTCTGGCGCTCTTAGCCAGGATTGGCTATAGGGCGGCCAGGCCCCCGGGCTTAGCCTGAAGGCGTATTTCAATCCTTTGGAGAAGCCGAAAATGAAAGCCCTGAGTACCGCCCTGGCCACACTTGCGTTGATGACCTCCCTGGGGGCCGCGGCCCACGAGCCGGTGTACGGCCAGGAGAAACTGGCGATCCTGCAGGAGCAGCCACTGGCCCACCTGCCGGGCAAGAAAGCCCTGATGCTCACCGTCGACTACGCCCCGGGCCAAGCCACCGTGCCTCACCGCCACGCTGGGGCGGCCATGGCCTATGTCCTGGAGGGCGCCATCACCTCCCGGGTCAACGATGGTCCGAGCGTCACCTACCAGGCTGGACAATCCTGGTTCGAGCCTGCCGGCTCGCAGCATCCGGTCTCGGCCAACGCCAGCCAGACCCAGCCGGCCAAGCTACTGGTGTTCATGCTGATGGACGCCAAGGACGAAGTGCTGACGCCCCTGGAACACTAATCCTCTAGCCGCACACGCACCTGTAGCCGCTGCTGAGCTGGCGAAGCTGCGACAAGGCCCCCAGGGCCTTCAGCGCTCGACCTGGCAACCCCATCGCCCCGCCCTGCAGACGCGACGCGCCCTGCGAAGCCTGCAACAGCGGCCACACCCAGCATGTTGCAAGATTTGGTAACACTACCGGACAAACACCCAGGTGAAACCGAATCGCCATGATGCTGTCTCATCGCTATCGGTAACGGTCGGGGTCGCCCGAACCGGCCTTCGGGCCCATCGGGTTGCGCAGTGCGCTACCCTCTTCAAGCGACCTCGTCCCCCCTGTTTACCGGCACGTGCATCCTGCCTGCGCAGCATGCCGCACCTACTCAATCAAGGCTGAAAGAGCGAACCATGAAACAGAACATTCTCCTCGTTGCCGTCTGCGCCGCCCTGCTCCAGGCCTGCACCTCGGCTAACACTTCCCATGAAGGATCGCCTTCCATGCCCGCCGCCACCTCGTCCACCGCTGCCCAGCCGGCGCTCCCGGCCTATTACTGGAACCTGGTATCGGCCACCGACGCCTCGGGCAAGCCCATCCCGGCCCTGGCCAAAGGCATCGAGCGCAAGCTGCGCCTGACCTTCGGCGACCAGAGCCTGAACATCAGCGGCGGCTGCAACGGCCAGTTCGGTGGCTACACCTACCAGAACGGCGTACTGAAGGTGCAACAGCTGGCTTCGACCCTGATGGCCTGCGACAAGAGCCTGATGGACCTGGACAGCGAGGTCGGCCGCCTGCTCAAGGGTGACCTGCGCACCAGCGTCACCGGTGATACCCCCGAGCCGATGCTGCAGCTGACCACCCAGGACGGTTCGGTGCTCAAGTTCCAGGGCGAAGAAACCCCGGAGACCCGCTACGGCAGCAAGGGTGAGATCAAGTTCCTGGAAGTGGCCGCCAAGACCGTCAAGTGCAGTCATCCGCTGATCCCCAACTACCAATGCCTGCAAGTGCGCGAGCGCCGCTATGACGACGCCGGCCTGCAACTGCCGACCCAGGACACCTGGCACCCGATGTACGACTCGATCCAGGGCTACGAGCACCACAACGGCGTACGTACCGTACTGCGGGTCAAGCAGTACGAGTGGAAGAACCCGCCGGCCGACGCCTCGTCGCAGGTCTATGTACTGGACCTGGTAGTCGAGCAGGACGCTTCGGGCAAGAGCAAGTAAGCACTGCCCTCGCCCTGCCAGTGCCTGGCGATCCTTATCGCAGCAAGCAGGATCGGCTTGCCATCGTAGAGGACCCTCGCCCAACAACAAACCAAAGCGCAGCCAAAGGGCTGCGCTTTGGCCTCCAGGCAACTGCATGTCGCCAGGTCAGCTTCTGCTGGTGAGTCTTGGCGATGGAGCTGCCCTTCCTGAATCCCCGATCCCAGCCATAAACGCCTCCCGCATAGGCAGGATCAGTGTCGCCGCATCCACGGCCTCGCCATTAGGTCTGCGCGTGATGCGTGTGAACAGCACCACGCCCAGTGCTTCTTCCCGCTCCCTAATCGCGCGTGACAACGTGCGATTGTTCGATGTGCAGCCGTCCGGCGGGACGGGCGAAGTGTTGTTCTTCAGCGACGGCCAGCAAGCAACGCAAATGTCTGAACGCCATCGCGATCAGTCATGCCGTCTTACTCTTCCCAACAGCACGAGCACCAGGATCGCCGTCGCTGCCGCAGCCCCCGCCAGGACAAGAAGCTGAAAACGGAATGCGCCTTCATATGCCTGCAACAGCAGCGACCGTCCAACCGCTGGCCAATGCGCCAGGGCATTGTGTAGGTCACTCATTGCCAACCGGTTGGATGCTTCGACCAAGTCTGCATTCGTCATTTGCCCTGATGCGCCATCCGGCACGCAAACCACCAGCCCTGAGAGAATGTTGGCGGACATCATGGCCCCCACGGCGGCAATGGCCATCCCGTCGCCGGCCAGGCGCACCGCATTGAAGATTCCCGCAGCCATGCCCGCCCGCTCCTTGGGAACAACGCTCACGGCCAAGCCATCCATCAACCCCCAGGGCAGGCCGATGCCAATGCCGATCACCAGCATCGCCAGCAAGCGCGCGCTTTGCGCACCGCCCGATAGCGTCAAGCCCAACCAGGCCAGCCCGGCTGCCGCAATGACCAGGCCAATGCCGGACAGCACGCCGACGTTGATCCAGCGCGCCAGCACGCCGGCAACGAAGGGCACCACCAGTAGCGGCGCGGACAGCGCGATCATCATCTGCCCGGCTGCCAGTGCGCTGTATCCTTCGACCCCGATGAATCGGGCTGGCAGCATGACCAGCAGCACGATGTACGCATAGGCCGGCGCAATCGCCAGCACCTGTACCCCGACGAACCGGGCATTGGCGAACAACGACAAGTCCAGCATGGGCTTGGCCTGCCGACGTTCGATAACGACAAAGGCGGCCAGCAACATGAGGGCACCCGCCAGGCACGCCAGCACCCAGGCATGGTGCCAACCTCGCTCGGGCGCAAGAATGATGCCGTAGGTCAGCACGGCCAGCCCGGCGGTGAAGCTGATGGCGCCGGGCCAATCCAGTCCTGTGGCACCGGGGTCGCGTGTCTCGCGGGCAAATGGGGCAATGAGTGCCGATGCCAGCAAGGCGACCAGCGCCGGTAGAAAGAACACCCATTGCCACCCCAGGGTGTCGATCAGCAGTCCAGCCATGAACGGGCCGAATGCCGCTCCAGCGCCGAAAGTCGTACCGATCAGGCTGAATGCGCGCGTGCGGGCATGTCCATCGAACTCTTGTGTCAGTGCAGCCATCGCCCCCGCAAAGGCTGCCGCCGCGCCCAGGCCCTGAATGAGCCGCAGGATGTCGATCCAGAACACCGACGGCATGAAGGGAATGGCCGCTGTTATCACCGCGAACAACAGCATGCCGGACAGCCAGACCCGCTTGCGCCCATAGGTGTCGGCCAGGCTGCCGGCGGCCAGTGTCGCACTGCCGTAGGTCAGGATGTAGGCATTGATGATCCAGGTTAGCTCGACCGCGCTGCCGCCCAGTGCCTGGTTGATCGAGGGAACGACCACCGCGG
It contains:
- a CDS encoding MFS transporter, coding for MSTSTAFESDAKFGKAALIVTGCLTAAVIPLSIAGPAVVVPSINQALGGSAVELTWIINAYILTYGSATLAAGSLADTYGRKRVWLSGMLLFAVITAAIPFMPSVFWIDILRLIQGLGAAAAFAGAMAALTQEFDGHARTRAFSLIGTTFGAGAAFGPFMAGLLIDTLGWQWVFFLPALVALLASALIAPFARETRDPGATGLDWPGAISFTAGLAVLTYGIILAPERGWHHAWVLACLAGALMLLAAFVVIERRQAKPMLDLSLFANARFVGVQVLAIAPAYAYIVLLVMLPARFIGVEGYSALAAGQMMIALSAPLLVVPFVAGVLARWINVGVLSGIGLVIAAAGLAWLGLTLSGGAQSARLLAMLVIGIGIGLPWGLMDGLAVSVVPKERAGMAAGIFNAVRLAGDGMAIAAVGAMMSANILSGLVVCVPDGASGQMTNADLVEASNRLAMSDLHNALAHWPAVGRSLLLQAYEGAFRFQLLVLAGAAAATAILVLVLLGRVRRHD
- a CDS encoding META and DUF4377 domain-containing protein; its protein translation is MKQNILLVAVCAALLQACTSANTSHEGSPSMPAATSSTAAQPALPAYYWNLVSATDASGKPIPALAKGIERKLRLTFGDQSLNISGGCNGQFGGYTYQNGVLKVQQLASTLMACDKSLMDLDSEVGRLLKGDLRTSVTGDTPEPMLQLTTQDGSVLKFQGEETPETRYGSKGEIKFLEVAAKTVKCSHPLIPNYQCLQVRERRYDDAGLQLPTQDTWHPMYDSIQGYEHHNGVRTVLRVKQYEWKNPPADASSQVYVLDLVVEQDASGKSK
- a CDS encoding PLP-dependent aminotransferase family protein gives rise to the protein MELHVVINGRKDLAEQLYQQLRSAMESGRLAAGSQLPPSRLLAEQLGISRKTVSDTYTLLTYEGYLVGKIGRGTFVSPRPIKAAHKQEAQDLACAQSLARWQAIPSPLRHPSLEGTLRYEFIGGATTRAQFPAEQWRRCTQDALRRLSQAGSFYSQPEGLPVLRHAIAGHVAFSRGVVCTDQDIVVCNGAQQALDLIARVILEPGSLVAMEDPGYTPARLLFQAQGAQVLGIPVDDEGIEVARIPDGVRLIYVTPSHQFPLGMPMSEARRKALLERARELGAIVIEDDYDSEFRYEGRPADSLQSLDSLGVVAYVGTFSKTILPQLRLGYAVLPPAILAAVTKAKQLSDCHTATLSQWALAKFIDEGYLQKHIRRCHTVYAGRRERILQRLQGDLAPWLEAVPCTAGFHLAALCKVPVDIPLLLDLAKKVEVGLYSLHEFFHDHPVRAGLFIGFGAIETLDIDPALDKVRDILRQIT
- a CDS encoding cupin domain-containing protein, which encodes MKALSTALATLALMTSLGAAAHEPVYGQEKLAILQEQPLAHLPGKKALMLTVDYAPGQATVPHRHAGAAMAYVLEGAITSRVNDGPSVTYQAGQSWFEPAGSQHPVSANASQTQPAKLLVFMLMDAKDEVLTPLEH